One Primulina eburnea isolate SZY01 chromosome 4, ASM2296580v1, whole genome shotgun sequence genomic window, TGAAACTTGCTCGTTAACTACCTATCACGTCTATGGTAGACAACATAACGAGAAACATCATTGGCGATGGATCAAGAATTAACCCCTAGAAAAGATAAAGATGTTTCACTTGCTTGTTCTCAATACTCAAATTGAAGGTTCATAGGTCATGTGGATCAATGTTTGAGATGATAGATGAGGATAAAACTTTTGCAATTGATACgtgaaaggaatattttattcctaATTAATCTTTGAcctttatttaaattgaaacaTACAAGTTTTACATGTCTTGTGAGGCCCGAGGCTAAAGAAGAcggggggtgatcgtcggtgccatAAGGtcgcacggacaatgagcggttcCTAGCAGGCTTCTAGGCAGAGAGAACATGGATGAACCGATTTTACACCAGAAGGAAAGAGATTCcaaaactgttcaggtatgagattatgcagttgaagagggcttacaagatttgatatgtactactcatataaaGAAAGTACATCTTCTTtttggtagctcatcacataagaacttcaatgtgaagcgtgcttgacttggagaAATTTTGAAATGGGTGAACCCCTGGGAAGTtttccagggtgcgtgtgagtgagaacataagcacgctggaaagattcgtcttgatacagtgaagacagtcgtcgaatctgggacgttacagtacctttgtacaaagtggtttattctcgttgtgatgatatagccggttcaatcccgagtaATGTTATTTCTTCTTTTCAGGATTTTGGAGTTGTTGTAACAAGGAAACAAACGAGTCTTGTTGAAGGGAGAACCCCATGGTTTGAGCCGGAAGAATTCAAGTGAAATCGTAATGATGTAAGGTTAGTTGTCAACGCAACAACCGAGAGGTATGATTTGCTTCTTTACCTTAATTCGttgtttttttctttcaaaGAATTTGGAGAGAGTGTTGAAAATGTAATGTCGAAAGGGTCTAACTGTTAGTCAAGAAGGTGAGAGTGGTGAGACATTGAATGAGTTAAGCTCTAATGTTATTTGATTTTTGTTTCTCAAAAGCTTTCAAATTGATAAAACTTAGTCATAgcccgaattaattcaaaacttaatattttcttccaaaatttaaaacatagTGTTATTCGACCCTTTCTTACCTGTGTGAGCCATGAACCAAACCACATAGACCCATGGTTCGAACCCTTTCCTTTCCTAAGTCATGATTGAGCCCCCATATCCATCGCACCTCACCTTGCACCGAGCCATCTACGGACCCGACCACATGCACGGCACACCAGACCAGACTACTCCTAGGACCAGCCTAGTCGTATACCGCATCCAATCATGCACTCCTTCCCATTCTTCCCCATCCGCGGTTTCCTTTCCTTGAACCACCAGTGCCTAGCCATCCTTGAGGCAATCCTCTAGCCCCTGCCTAGGACCCTACCGAGCCCCTGGTTCAAGCTTACGGTCTGTGCACTCCTTCTGGATCATAGCCGAGCCTCGACCATAACAATGGCTGATCGCGGCTGCTTCCCCTCCATCCATCACCGAGCCCAGCATTCCTTGGACTCTTTCTAACGTTGAGTCGCAGCTAACACATGGCCCTGACCAAGCGGTGCAGCTGACCCTTAACTGAGCCCTTAAATCCAAACAAAAACCCTTAAAACCCTAGAAATTAGCCCTTCATCCATGCGTTCTTTATGCCAACGTCCAAACATTGTTCTCTACTGAAACATATCTTTTCTTGTCCCTTAAATGTCTCCATATGGCAACAATCCCCTTAGAATTCATAACACGTTTCATATATACATAGAATcgtcaaaactttgaaaataaacctttaaaaattaaataattagatctaaacatttttcatgcttaaaaacgtaaatcatgcataatatgatttgaatggtgcaaaaagaaatatttgacacgttcatttgcatttagaatgCTCGAAATTCAATTCTTGAGTTAGTTGTGGCTCAGATTGTAGAAATATCTTTTGACTTTCCGCATTCTTGATTAAATTGAAAACTTTTTGTttcttcatattcttgagttaaagGGAAGATTAATTGGGAAGATTAATCTTGCATGACTTTTGGTTTGCATTTTAGGGTTTAAAAATAGTGTGTTCATTTTctcatttcataaaaataaaaatgatttttacaaACATTCAAGATCTCTCTCAAGCACTCTCTTGTATTTCATATTGTTAGCTTTTCATTTGGAGATAAATTTCAGTGATAAAGTGAATGTACGTTTTCAGTTCGTCATTGTAGTTATTTCGTGCTAACTTGTTCATTTTctcatttcataaaaataaaaatgatttttactaACATTCAAGATATCTCTCAAGCACTCTCTTGTATTTCATATTGTTAGCTTTTCATTTGGAGATAAATTTCAGTGATAAAGTGAATGTACGTTTTCAGTTCGTTATTGTAGTTATTTCGTGCTAACTTGCTACAAAGTTTTGTTGTTGTATCCCGTGAAACAGTTGTCCATCCAGATCCTCGAAGCACTGTCGGAGGGAACAAATCTAGTTTAAGAAAACTGTATTTCGTATATGCCTTGGTTTAGGTTAttgttttttttgttgttatttTATACACAATATTCATACTTTCAATAATATAATCATATTTGTTTAGTACATTGTCTTTACAAGATTGCATTTGTTCCctgtttttatattttttgcttctatatttttattattagcaATTTGACTAACAAAAACAAAGGTAATAATTAAACATtccttaaaaataatataatttatcttTGTTTTCAAGAATAGGTTTTTTGCGAGATCGTGAtactgtctcacaagagtttttgtgtATTTGCAAAAACAAAGCACTATCGTCAGTAATTTCAAGAGTCACATCAATCCCCACCACCGACAATAGAGCTCTATTATCAGTAATTAAAGAGTCATGTCAATCTCGCCACAGACACAATATATGTTTCGATTTTCTCTATCTTCCAAtaaaccatatttttatttcttttccaGTAAACCATCTCTATTTGGTTTTAAAGATTGAATTTGAATTCATATATAATTAGATATTGCACTTTTatgtataataaaataataataattgtggAAACAATTTGGGCTCCAGACATGGATGTTGACTTGATAGTTTTATATTTGAAACTGTAAAATATTTGGACAAGCTTGTCCCTAGGCCCATAAACTTGTTTATGTAATTGGGCTTTTTGGCCCAAGTATTAAGCCCGATACAAAACATTTCTAAAAAGGCGTGTCACCCAACCGAGGTGTACCCCTAACACGCGACAAGCATGTGACACCGCGACAACATTTGATCCAACGGTTCAGATCATCGCGTCGGCTTAAAGCTACTCGGTTTAGCACAAATTCAAGACTCTACTCCGCATTAGGGCTTCCGAATCCATATATATATGCCACGCATATAAACGCACCACCATTCGCAGATCATACGCATTCTTCCTCTCTCGAGCATCGTCTTTTTTACTTTCAACCGCAGAAATTACGCATGGTATATGTTTATACGTAGATTTGTGTAgcagaattatatttttgttgatgtgatttttcttattttttttcctttttgtgATGTTCAGGCTTTGCCGAACCAACAAACCGTTGATTACCCGAGCTTCAAACTCGTAATTGTCGGCGATGGTGGCACTGgtaattttttagatttattcaAATATCGATTCTTGTTTTTGAGTGTTTGTTTAGCCGACTATGTGATTATAGGCAACTTATGTTATATGTTCGAAGGCGTATCAGTAGTTAGTTCGGATCTGGATTTAGTTTTTTTCCAGTTTTACTAATTGATTAGGATTTTAGACTGCTTCAAAGCCTTCAACATGTACGTTGATTTGATAATTAGGGTGGTATGGTTTGCGACGACGATTGTATTTTGCTTTTTGTTAATTTCTTATTCAATTGATTATCTGTTCTGTTTATGAAGCATTTTTATACGCTTTGGTTCAGTAATTACGATTACGGTATCTTTGTTATAAATTATTGTAATGTCTTGTCTAACATCTATCTTAGAACCTTGAATATAGTGTTTTTTATGACAAGGTGTTTCTGAGCAGAGTAAAGTAAATTGCATTCGCAAGAGCACATGATTGAGGATTCTTTTCTACAACTTGGTCGTCGTGGTTTTATAGATTTCTTTTACTGTTGTAGGGAAAACCACTTTCGTGAAGAGGCATTTGACTGGAGAATTTGAGAAGAAATATGAGCGTAAGTTCCTGTGGAATATGTTCTCTTTGTACTTATTCCAGAATATTCTTTTTCTGTGTGATTTTTATTTCTGAAgagcctctttttttttttttttgtacagCTACCATTGGCGTGGAAGTTCATCCACTAGATTTCCATACTAACTGCGGGAAAATCAGATTTTACTGCTGGGACACGGCCGGACAAGAGAAATTTGGTGGCCTTAGGGATGGATACTAGtgagtgaattttttttatctcatgAAGTCATAGTTATTTATAGGAGGCAAGTCGCGTTAAAGTGCCAGGGTACCCTGGAGGCGCAAAGCTTAGCACACATTTTCTTGAAGGAAAGTgtgtttgatataaattttaaaattcaataaaatacatTAAAACAAACTGCATTTTGGAATTTTGGATAAAAAGAAGCATGATAAATGTGCAAGGAGTAGTGGAGTACCTTACTGCGTGATTCAACAATGCAAACGAGATATGGGTCTGCCTGAGTAACAACCCTAAGCACAATGTCGCCTCGGCGCACTCTTTTAACAACTATGCATGAACTGTTACTTTGCTTCTTGATGATGCTTTTGTTTGTTCACAATTGGAGACGTTTTGGGAAGAAAGGATAGCGTTTGAAATATTTAATCAGCGATTCTGTGGATGAGTTTGAATAGTAAGTGAAATTAGTGTCTAGCACGTATGGTTGGTATCTTTTTGAGCTGTGTGCTTCAAATTGTAGTAGGTTTGAGACATTTTTCTTATATATTCTTCCCATATTTGTAGAAGATTATGATTTTATAAGTGAATCTGTATCTTGTATCAATGGAGGGTGTAGTGAGTAAATTTGGTCTATGAGAAAAACCAAGGTCCGTTTCGTCACCTAAACTCAGTTGGATGTGGATATACTCTAGACTTCCTTGAGTATGCTATCGCTGTTTGTCTTGTTTTGGCCCACTGTTTTAATGTCTAAGAATGATTCTTATATTGTGTTGTTGGACTGTTGCAGCATACATGGACAGTGTGCCATCATTATGTTTGATGTAACAGCTCGACTTACATACAAAAATGTCCCTACATGGCACCGTGATCTTTGTCGGTATGTTTTATTCTCAACTTAAATTGTGTGAGGTTTGGATTTAAAAATGGTGATGGCAAAATAACATATATAACATTTTCTACTGCCTAAAATCAAATTCAGGGTTTGTGAGAATATTCCAATAGTGCTTTGCGGAAACAAGGTTGATGTTAAGAACAGGCAGGTCAAGGCAAAGCAGGTCACCTTCCACAGGAAAAAGAATCTGCAGTATTACGAAATATCAGCGAAGAGTAATTATAATTTTGAGAAGCCCTTCTTGTATCTCGCCAGAAAACTTGCAGGGTGCGTAGCGTACACGGTTGATTACATTTTGAGAAACTACGTGTCGTAGTGTTTTTTCAAAGAATTGGATTGTTTACTATGTTTCTGTTTGCAGCGATGTTGCTTTGCATTTTGTTGAGTCGCCTGCTCTTGCTCCGCCAGAAGTGATCATTGATATGGCTGTACAGCAACTGTAAgtatctctctctctctctcatcCAGCTATTTCTTGGCTAAAGTTCACATATCAACGCATAAACCTAGCCCAGTTGCATGACTAATTGTGAATTTAAACTCAATTTAAATAAGATGTatgtatttaattttttgtaGACATGAAGCTGAGCTTGCTCAAGCTGCCAGTCAGCCGTtaccagatgatgatgatgagtcaTTTGACTAGAGGGAAGTTATGGAAAGAAACTGGAGTTGAGATGTTGCAATGTTCGTGGATTTAAGACTTGGTTTTGGAATATATGTAGGTTGACTACCAACTGTGTTGTGATTTAATATTTGGTTTAAGAGAAGTTTTTACTCTTCGGAATGTTCAAGTTGTCGCTTTAGCCACTCGAGGATGTGAATGAATTGTGTCCATCATGTATTCTGCGCACCGGACAAAATAGTCGTATCGGGCCACTCACTCTGTCCACTTTCTTCAGCTATTGACAatgttattttgatttttacaaCTGAAAATTCGATTGATTTTGCAACCAAATTGAAATGTTTTGTTGACCAGCTTTATATCAATATATTATTTGACAAATGTTAagttatatttataaaaatcgaCAGATTTCAATTAGTAAATTTTAGAATTTATgttgatattttaattaatttctgCTTTCCTATTAACGTGGGAGGGGCAAATTATACATTAGCGTACGGGATGTTAATATATTGCTGTTCCCAACACTATCTTGGTTGAATTATGTAAACTAACATTATTGAGATGTTATGACTCTTGAATCCAAATTTCTGTTCATAATATTTTtactaaaaaatataaataatagacATAATAAAGCTAATTTGAAATTAACCAATAATATATTACTTGACAACATAAATGTTTCAATGTCATTTAAGACAAAACTAATAATTGATATTTAATATAGCATCATTTAAATACATTAACTAAGATATCTTTTTTCTATTCTAATTATCAATGTATAATTCTACATTGGAATTTTTTGGTATAGAGTTAAGTGTTAACCTATATACaataaagcaaaaatttgtgtgagacggtctcacaagtcgcatttgtgagacggatctcttatttgggtcatcaatgaaaaaaatcttactttttatactaagagtattactttttattgtgaatatgagtaggattgacccgtcaaacaaattaagatccgtgaaatggtatcacatgagacctactctactttttatgctaagagtgttactttttattgtgaatatgagtaaggttgatctgtctcacagattaagatccgtgagactgtctcacatgagacccactcatataCTAATATACACAATGATGTACATATATATCCTTAATTAGTTGTGTAATCCGAGAAGTATATTTGAACATTAATTAGAAAAGACTATCAATTTTcctattgttctaaatcagaaagtagaacataattaaatataacattaatccctatttattttatttttttagcttAAAGTTTTTTTACGAAAACTTACTATACATACAACTCttgctttatatatatatatatatatatatatatatatatatatatatatatatatatatatatatatatatatatatagtatttttttcgaaaataaattatattcattataattattttaggaCCACATCTTGATGGTAAGTTGCTTTCACCCATGGATACAGGTGAAGCAAGTGAAAAAACATAATGTCTCAGGTCCAAGGTTCTCTGCTGCTTTTATTGAAAGGAAGGAATCAGATAATACTAAACCACAGCGAGCTGCATGTCAGATATAGGCCTTCGAATATTCATAGCACAAGCGGATGTTGTTACCGGCATAGTTCTTTCCAAATAGCCCAAGCATATGTTGCAAACATTTCTATCTCTGTTTTCGACCTCAAATTCGCCACCTGTAGACCACACTCTATAAAGGAAGACTCGTGACCTTTCTTCAAAGTCGGTCAGATCCCCGTGTATTACTTTCTCCACATGTGTTATTCTCTCGAGCAAAAGATTAGGCAGTGGCTGGTAGAAGCAAACGGCAAGCCACATTGTGTACAAATGCCTCGGCAAGAACATGGTCAGTGGTGACATAGTAAATGTAGGGATAAATCCTTGGTAGCTCCCCTAAAAAATATTCGAATATTCTGGACATGGAGGTTCCAAATCAATTTCCACCTCCAATATCTAGAGTCCTCCAAACTTACGCCTCATTCCAGCATCACGTCGGTGTGATCAAGTCTTTCACAAAGATATTATTGAAATTCAAATACTTGGCTGTGCTCCTTCCTGACGCCAACCCCTGAATCCAGCTATCCGTGAAAGTTAATTTTATTTCCATTGCTCACTCTCCATATTAATCTTTTTTGTATTACCTCCCTGGACATAAGTGCTGATATATCAGGGATTAGAGCCCAGAATCACCTCCATTATGTCAACATGCCGGAAGTATATCGCTTTAAGAACTCTTCCCAATAGAGGCATCGGATCATGGATGATCCTTCGAAATTGTTTGGCGAGGAGGGCTCGATTAAAAACATCACGGCCCCATACCCCCATATTGTTTTGGTTAACATAGCTCCTGCCATGAAGGCCAATACATTCCTTTCTGTAGAACGGGTTTCTCAATAGTTTGGGCTGGAAAGTACTGGGCCACACAAAGGTGAAGTCCAATAAGCATGAGGAAGAAGCTGGGCCAATTAATATTGGTGAGGAAAAAAAGGCCCATAACCGGAAGAAAAAGGTATGGCGGTTAAGGGGTGACTGTTGGAGAAAAAAACGATTAACGGATACTGCAACGAATTCTTCATCTCCAAAAACAAGCttccaaacaaaaaaaaaaaacacaagagAGAAATCtggttaaacaattaaaatcagAAGATAACGAGATACACCTAGGTGATCAAGAGTGCAAGGAGCACAAGGAGATTCAAGGGAATAAAGCTTGATTGATTcttgtaatattttattttgctgAATTGTAGACTCAATGTATTGCAAACTCTTCTGGAAATCAATAAAGGTTAATGGTGCTTCTCTGTGGATGTAGGTCTCTAAAGGGCCGAACCACATAATCGCTTTGTGTTTATATATTAGTGTGAGTTTGTGTGTTCTAGTATGCGTACAAACAAGAGTGAATTCCCGTTGATAATAGATTCGCTTATCGTGTATGTGATTTGCTCATCTTGGTCACTACTTGTCCAAGATCACTGAGTTGATAAGTGCAGCACAATTACACGCGAAGAAGACTAAAAagtggcgccgtctgtgggaagaaCAAGAACAATGGGAACGATGAAGTGTGACATTGAAAAGTTTATGGGCAAGAATGATTTCTCACTATGGAGAATAAAGATGAGGGCTATACTTATTCAACAGGGTCAAGCGCTAAAAAAATGAGGATATGTCCAGTTCAATCAAAGACAAAGAAGAAGTCATGGAGAAGTCATACAGTGCTATCATTATATGCCTTGGTGATAAACCCTTGTGGGAAGTAGCAAGGGAAATGAATGCAACTGCTGTGTGGAGTAAACTGGAATAACTATATATGACCAAGTCATTAGCAAATAGATTGTATCTGAAACAGAGACTGTACCTCCTTCAAGATCAAGGAAGAACAGAGCCTTGAGGACCAAATTGAAGAGTTCATCAAGATTCTGGATGAtttagaaaatattgaaatcaaATTGGAAGATGAGGATAAGGCTCTCATACTCCTAAATGGACTACCAAGAACAATGGACATT contains:
- the LOC140831084 gene encoding GTP-binding nuclear protein Ran-3-like — translated: MALPNQQTVDYPSFKLVIVGDGGTGKTTFVKRHLTGEFEKKYEPTIGVEVHPLDFHTNCGKIRFYCWDTAGQEKFGGLRDGYYIHGQCAIIMFDVTARLTYKNVPTWHRDLCRVCENIPIVLCGNKVDVKNRQVKAKQVTFHRKKNLQYYEISAKSNYNFEKPFLYLARKLAGDVALHFVESPALAPPEVIIDMAVQQLHEAELAQAASQPLPDDDDESFD